The proteins below are encoded in one region of Flavobacterium nackdongense:
- the ric gene encoding iron-sulfur cluster repair di-iron protein, which produces MSLQEITTIGDFVAKDYRTAEIFTKYEIDFCCKGQRTIDEVCKKMNLNEPQLLHELNAVLATKNDSENDFDCWSLDVLIDYIEKTHHRYVEEKTQALIPFLDKLCNVHGVNHPELCEINALFKEGAKELASHMKKEEMILFPFVKEMINATKSHGTIGKPFFETVKNPISAMMNEHETEGERFRAISALTNNYTPPEEACNTYQVTYAMLQEFEQDLHKHIHLESNILFPKAKALEKFFSTEE; this is translated from the coding sequence AACTATTGGTGATTTTGTAGCCAAGGACTATAGAACTGCTGAAATTTTTACAAAATACGAAATTGATTTTTGCTGTAAAGGGCAAAGAACCATTGATGAAGTTTGCAAAAAAATGAATCTAAACGAACCCCAATTATTACACGAGTTAAACGCTGTTTTAGCTACAAAAAATGATTCTGAAAATGATTTTGATTGTTGGTCTTTGGATGTATTGATAGATTATATCGAAAAAACACACCATCGATATGTCGAAGAAAAAACTCAAGCTCTAATTCCTTTTTTGGATAAATTATGCAACGTTCACGGAGTGAATCATCCTGAATTATGCGAAATAAATGCTCTTTTCAAAGAAGGTGCAAAAGAATTAGCATCACATATGAAAAAGGAAGAAATGATACTTTTTCCATTTGTCAAAGAAATGATTAATGCCACAAAAAGTCACGGAACCATCGGAAAACCTTTTTTTGAAACTGTAAAAAATCCGATTTCTGCAATGATGAACGAACATGAAACCGAAGGCGAACGATTTAGAGCAATTTCGGCTTTGACCAATAATTACACGCCACCCGAAGAGGCTTGCAATACCTACCAAGTAACCTATGCTATGTTGCAAGAATTTGAGCAAGATTTACACAAACATATCCATTTAGAAAGCAATATCTTATTTCCAAAAGCCAAAGCGCTAGAGAAATTTTTCTCGACAGAAGAATAA
- a CDS encoding ribonucleoside triphosphate reductase, whose amino-acid sequence MEKYVIKRNGDYKPFESFKIEDAITKSFKSATIAFDESVFEDVMKRLQYKETWAVEEIQDLIEKSLFEKQYFEVMRSFMLYRHTRKLQREHVAGINEDTTYVDSSQTIAEYIEQTDWRINANANTSYSNAGLVNNVAGKIIANYWLDKVYTKEEGYAHRNGDVHIHDLDCLTGYCAGWSLRVLLNEGFNGVRGRVESKAPSHFREALGQMANFMGILQSEWAGAQAFSSFDTYLAPYVFKDDLGFDDVLKAIRSFVYNLNVPARWGQSPFTNITLDWVVPEDLKTQIPTKNDFHFFENNFNHDLLVRAQERGVTKVTDLRYEHFQKEMNLINKAYYTVMTEGDANGQPFTFPIPTVNITEEFDWNGENTDLLFENTAKIGSSYFQNFIGSQYKLDENGEKIENENAYKPNAVRSMCCRLQLDLRELLKRGNGLFGSAEMTGSIGVVTINMARLGYLYRGNKDELFKQLDKLLYISKSTLEKKRVFIQEMYDRGLYPYTKRYLQHFRNHFSTIGVNGINEMIVNFTGRKDTVTSASGIDFASEILDHIRNRMKEFQEETGNLYNLEATPAEGTTYRFAKEDKKRFPNIFQAGQEDNIYYTNSSQIPVDHTEDPFEALLLQDELQCKYTGGTVLHLYMSEKMSSPEACKQFVKKVVSSFRLPYITVTPVFSVCPVHGYLNGEHEYCPKCDDTLIEFEKLKKEKSK is encoded by the coding sequence ATGGAAAAGTACGTTATCAAAAGGAACGGCGATTACAAACCGTTTGAGAGCTTCAAAATTGAAGATGCCATCACAAAAAGTTTCAAAAGTGCAACCATTGCCTTTGACGAAAGTGTTTTTGAAGATGTAATGAAAAGATTGCAATACAAAGAAACTTGGGCAGTCGAAGAAATTCAGGATTTAATCGAAAAAAGTCTTTTTGAAAAACAGTACTTTGAAGTAATGCGCTCTTTTATGTTGTACCGTCACACCCGAAAATTACAACGGGAACACGTAGCAGGTATCAATGAAGACACTACCTATGTCGATAGCTCACAAACCATTGCAGAATACATAGAACAAACCGATTGGCGTATCAATGCTAATGCGAACACTTCTTATTCCAATGCGGGATTAGTGAATAATGTAGCAGGAAAAATTATTGCTAATTATTGGCTGGACAAAGTCTATACCAAAGAAGAAGGGTACGCGCATAGAAATGGCGATGTTCACATTCACGATTTAGATTGCCTAACTGGCTATTGTGCAGGTTGGAGTTTACGCGTTTTGCTCAACGAAGGATTCAACGGAGTTCGTGGTCGTGTCGAAAGCAAAGCACCCTCACATTTTAGAGAAGCCTTAGGTCAAATGGCCAATTTTATGGGAATTTTACAAAGCGAATGGGCTGGCGCCCAAGCATTCAGTTCGTTTGATACCTATTTAGCTCCTTACGTTTTCAAAGACGATTTAGGATTTGACGATGTATTGAAAGCCATTCGCAGTTTTGTTTACAACTTGAATGTTCCTGCGCGTTGGGGACAATCACCTTTCACCAATATCACACTGGATTGGGTAGTTCCAGAAGATTTGAAAACTCAAATTCCAACTAAAAACGACTTCCATTTCTTTGAAAATAATTTCAATCACGACCTTTTGGTTAGAGCTCAAGAACGTGGCGTTACCAAAGTTACCGATTTGCGTTACGAGCATTTCCAAAAAGAAATGAACCTCATCAACAAAGCTTATTATACGGTAATGACCGAAGGTGATGCCAACGGACAACCCTTTACTTTCCCAATCCCCACAGTAAATATCACCGAAGAATTCGATTGGAACGGCGAAAACACCGATTTGCTTTTCGAAAATACCGCCAAAATTGGCTCCTCGTACTTTCAAAATTTCATCGGAAGCCAATACAAATTAGACGAAAATGGAGAAAAAATAGAAAACGAAAATGCCTATAAACCCAATGCGGTTCGCAGTATGTGTTGTCGTTTGCAACTCGATTTACGTGAATTATTGAAACGCGGAAACGGTCTTTTTGGAAGCGCCGAAATGACTGGAAGTATTGGAGTTGTGACCATCAATATGGCGCGTTTGGGTTATTTGTACAGAGGAAACAAGGACGAATTATTCAAACAATTGGACAAATTATTATACATTTCCAAATCGACTTTGGAGAAAAAACGCGTGTTTATTCAGGAAATGTACGATAGAGGTTTGTATCCGTATACCAAACGGTATTTGCAACATTTCAGAAACCACTTTTCTACGATTGGTGTCAACGGAATCAACGAAATGATTGTGAATTTTACAGGAAGAAAAGATACGGTTACTTCTGCATCAGGAATTGATTTTGCTTCTGAAATTCTAGATCATATTCGCAATCGAATGAAAGAATTTCAAGAAGAAACGGGAAATTTATATAATTTGGAAGCCACGCCAGCCGAAGGAACTACCTATCGTTTTGCCAAAGAAGATAAAAAACGTTTCCCAAACATTTTCCAAGCCGGACAAGAAGACAACATTTATTACACCAACAGCTCCCAAATTCCTGTCGATCACACCGAAGACCCCTTTGAAGCTTTATTATTGCAAGACGAATTGCAATGCAAATATACTGGCGGAACTGTGCTCCACTTATATATGAGCGAAAAAATGAGTTCGCCAGAAGCCTGTAAACAGTTTGTCAAAAAAGTGGTTTCCAGCTTTAGGTTGCCTTACATCACAGTTACTCCTGTCTTTAGTGTTTGTCCTGTTCACGGCTATTTGAATGGAGAGCACGAATATTGCCCTAAATGTGATGATACCTTAATTGAATTTGAAAAATTGAAAAAAGAAAAATCAAAATAA
- the nrdD gene encoding anaerobic ribonucleoside-triphosphate reductase → MKTETKTNPILEENQHLRTKCLVYTRVMGYHRPVESFNIGKKGEHKQRTHFTEGKC, encoded by the coding sequence ATGAAAACAGAAACCAAAACCAATCCGATTTTAGAGGAAAATCAGCATTTGAGAACAAAATGTTTGGTTTACACACGCGTAATGGGCTATCACAGACCCGTAGAAAGTTTTAATATTGGAAAAAAAGGTGAACACAAACAACGAACTCATTTTACTGAAGGAAAATGTTAG
- a CDS encoding anaerobic ribonucleoside-triphosphate reductase activating protein has product MNTNNELILLKENVSKPIYSLTPFTLLDYPHKSACILWFAGCNMRCLYCYNPEIVLGKGSLSFEKILSFLQSRKNLLDAVVFSGGECLLHKKIIDLISQVKKMGFLVKIDTNGSSPEVMQQLLNQNWVDYIALDYKAPKSKFQSITKSDLYDSFEETFDLILESRIPFEVRTTYHSDLLTENDLTAMIQFLESKNYVGNYYIQYFKNNVETLSKLNHSNNKIDCEKLSTPTIKISIRD; this is encoded by the coding sequence GTGAACACAAACAACGAACTCATTTTACTGAAGGAAAATGTTAGTAAGCCCATTTACAGCTTAACACCTTTCACTTTATTAGATTATCCGCATAAATCAGCCTGCATTCTTTGGTTTGCAGGCTGTAATATGCGTTGCTTGTATTGTTATAACCCCGAGATTGTGCTCGGAAAAGGAAGTCTTTCTTTCGAAAAAATTCTTTCGTTTTTACAGTCTCGAAAAAATTTGTTAGACGCTGTCGTTTTTAGCGGAGGCGAATGTTTATTGCATAAAAAAATCATTGACCTCATTAGCCAGGTCAAAAAAATGGGTTTTTTGGTAAAAATTGACACCAATGGCAGTTCGCCAGAAGTAATGCAACAATTACTAAATCAAAATTGGGTCGATTACATCGCATTAGATTACAAAGCGCCTAAATCAAAATTTCAATCGATAACCAAATCCGATTTGTATGATTCTTTTGAAGAAACTTTCGATTTAATTTTAGAAAGCAGAATTCCTTTTGAAGTTCGAACCACCTACCATTCTGACTTGTTAACAGAAAACGATTTGACCGCAATGATTCAGTTTTTGGAAAGCAAAAATTATGTAGGCAATTATTACATTCAATATTTTAAAAACAATGTTGAAACCTTATCAAAACTAAATCATTCCAACAACAAAATTGATTGCGAAAAATTATCCACACCAACAATAAAGATTAGCATAAGAGATTAA
- a CDS encoding RrF2 family transcriptional regulator, with protein MFSKTCEYAIRATIYIATQSYENKRVTIKEIAENIDSPLSFTAKILQVLAKKGIVQSIKGIGGGFEIPKEDIKKISLSQIVTAIDGDVIFTGCGLGLHHCSQERPCPLNKKFKSIREDLAKMLESTYLEELALDINSGDSFLT; from the coding sequence ATGTTTTCAAAAACCTGTGAATACGCCATTCGTGCCACCATCTATATCGCAACACAATCGTACGAGAATAAAAGAGTTACGATAAAAGAAATTGCCGAAAATATTGATTCTCCTTTGTCTTTCACGGCCAAAATTTTGCAAGTTTTAGCCAAAAAAGGAATTGTGCAATCCATCAAAGGAATCGGTGGCGGTTTTGAAATCCCGAAAGAAGATATAAAAAAAATAAGTCTTTCTCAAATTGTGACAGCCATTGATGGCGATGTTATTTTTACGGGATGTGGCTTAGGTTTACATCATTGCTCACAGGAACGCCCTTGTCCGCTTAACAAAAAATTCAAAAGCATCCGAGAAGATCTTGCCAAAATGCTCGAGAGCACTTACCTCGAAGAACTTGCTTTGGATATCAATTCTGGCGATTCGTTTTTGACATAA
- the nadA gene encoding quinolinate synthase NadA, which translates to MKNLKERILELKKEKNAVILAHYYQESDIQDVADYVGDSLGLSQEAMKVEADIILFAGVHFMAETAKILNPTKKVILPDLKAGCSLAESCPPEDFKKFTEAHPDHIVITYVNCSAEVKALTDIVVTSSNAVKIVNSIPKDKPIIFAPDKNLGKYVMEQTGREMLLWDGACVVHEAFSLDKLIALYKQNPDAQIIAHPESETHILKTANYIGSTAGMINYVKTNPSNKFIVTTEAGILHKMKQEVPDKILIPAPSNEDNTCACSECGYMKMNTLQKVYNCLLHESPEIFVPDTIMKKALIPIERMLELS; encoded by the coding sequence ATGAAAAATCTTAAAGAACGAATATTAGAACTAAAAAAAGAAAAAAATGCGGTTATTTTAGCCCATTATTATCAAGAATCCGATATTCAAGATGTAGCAGATTATGTGGGTGACAGCTTAGGATTGTCACAAGAAGCGATGAAAGTCGAAGCGGATATCATTCTTTTTGCTGGTGTACATTTTATGGCCGAAACCGCCAAAATATTAAATCCGACCAAAAAAGTAATTCTACCGGATTTGAAAGCAGGTTGCTCCCTTGCTGAGTCGTGTCCGCCTGAAGATTTTAAGAAATTTACCGAGGCGCATCCCGATCATATTGTCATCACTTATGTCAATTGTTCTGCCGAAGTAAAAGCCCTGACCGATATTGTGGTTACTTCATCGAATGCCGTAAAAATCGTAAATTCAATTCCAAAAGACAAACCTATCATTTTTGCACCAGATAAAAATTTAGGCAAATATGTAATGGAACAAACGGGTAGAGAAATGTTGCTTTGGGACGGTGCTTGTGTGGTTCACGAAGCTTTTTCATTAGATAAGCTCATTGCTTTATACAAGCAAAATCCAGACGCTCAAATCATTGCGCATCCCGAATCGGAGACGCACATTCTAAAAACAGCCAACTACATTGGTTCCACTGCAGGGATGATCAATTATGTAAAAACAAATCCGAGCAACAAATTTATCGTTACCACCGAGGCTGGTATTCTTCATAAAATGAAACAGGAAGTACCGGATAAAATTTTAATTCCAGCACCTTCAAACGAAGATAATACTTGCGCTTGCAGCGAATGTGGTTATATGAAAATGAATACTTTACAAAAAGTGTACAACTGTTTGCTCCACGAAAGTCCCGAAATTTTTGTCCCTGATACTATAATGAAAAAAGCACTGATTCCAATTGAACGAATGCTTGAACTATCTTAA
- the nadB gene encoding L-aspartate oxidase produces the protein MIQTNYLIIGSGVAGLTFALKMAEEFPDKKVTIVTKANADESNTKYAQGGIAIVTDKMVDSYQKHIEDTLICGDGLCDEEVVKMVITEGPKRLKELIEWGAKFDENSKGTLDLGKEGGHSENRVVHHKDQTGQEIQRAISHQVHQKDNILVLDYHLAIDLITEHNRCLGAYVLDEKTNEILTFQSDFTLLATGGIGHLYGHTTNPVIATGDGIAMAYRAKASIKEMEFIQFHPTALYDASTGTSFLISEAVRGFGAYLRTKNGHRFMPDYDSRGDLASRDIVSQCIDLELKKSGDDCVYLDCSHLDMEAFIKHFPMIYKHCQKLGIDLAKDWIPVVPAQHYLCGGIVVDKTGKTSVENLFACGECSRTGLHGGNRLASNSLLEALVYSDKIYTYLAKTTFDKSQFEGKVTDWKLVPKPVINPDYVAKRKAELQLLMRQNAGIVRNDVDLLQAKDKLTLWKTEIEEKINQYQINADLCELQNLITIGTLIVQQSIDRKENCGGFVKVNS, from the coding sequence ATGATCCAAACAAACTACTTAATTATTGGTTCTGGCGTAGCTGGATTGACCTTTGCGCTTAAAATGGCGGAGGAATTTCCAGATAAAAAAGTTACGATTGTAACCAAAGCCAATGCCGATGAATCCAACACCAAATATGCTCAAGGCGGCATCGCTATTGTGACCGATAAAATGGTGGATTCCTATCAAAAACACATCGAAGACACCTTGATTTGTGGAGACGGTTTGTGTGATGAAGAAGTAGTAAAAATGGTCATTACCGAAGGCCCAAAACGATTAAAAGAATTAATCGAATGGGGTGCAAAATTTGACGAAAATAGCAAAGGAACTTTAGATTTAGGAAAAGAAGGCGGCCACTCCGAAAATCGAGTCGTACATCATAAAGACCAAACAGGTCAGGAAATTCAACGTGCCATTTCGCATCAAGTGCACCAAAAAGACAATATTTTAGTTTTGGATTATCATTTGGCCATCGATTTGATTACCGAACATAATCGCTGTTTGGGTGCTTACGTTTTAGATGAAAAAACAAATGAGATTCTAACATTTCAGTCTGATTTTACCTTGCTTGCTACTGGTGGAATTGGACATTTATATGGCCACACTACAAACCCAGTAATTGCTACAGGAGACGGAATTGCAATGGCTTATAGAGCCAAAGCTAGTATCAAAGAAATGGAATTTATCCAATTTCACCCAACGGCTTTATACGATGCATCAACTGGAACTTCTTTCTTAATTTCTGAGGCGGTTCGTGGCTTTGGGGCTTATTTGCGTACCAAAAACGGCCATCGTTTTATGCCTGATTATGATTCCCGAGGTGATTTGGCTTCGCGTGATATTGTATCGCAATGCATCGATTTAGAATTAAAAAAATCAGGTGACGATTGTGTGTATCTTGATTGTTCCCATTTAGATATGGAGGCATTTATCAAGCACTTTCCGATGATTTATAAACATTGCCAAAAATTAGGGATTGACTTAGCAAAAGATTGGATTCCAGTAGTTCCTGCGCAACATTATCTTTGCGGCGGAATTGTGGTCGATAAAACGGGGAAAACCTCTGTTGAAAATTTATTTGCCTGTGGCGAATGTTCCCGAACGGGCTTGCACGGTGGCAATAGACTCGCTTCAAATTCTCTTCTAGAAGCCTTAGTGTATTCGGATAAAATATATACTTATTTGGCCAAAACTACATTCGACAAAAGCCAATTTGAGGGAAAAGTTACCGATTGGAAATTGGTTCCAAAACCAGTAATCAATCCCGATTATGTAGCCAAAAGAAAAGCAGAATTACAACTTTTGATGCGTCAAAATGCTGGAATTGTTCGGAATGACGTTGATTTGCTTCAAGCCAAAGACAAACTCACGCTTTGGAAAACGGAAATCGAAGAAAAAATAAACCAATATCAAATCAATGCTGATTTATGTGAGCTGCAAAATTTGATAACCATTGGAACACTTATAGTGCAACAATCTATCGATCGAAAAGAAAATTGCGGTGGTTTTGTTAAGGTGAATTCTTAA
- a CDS encoding BamA/TamA family outer membrane protein codes for MKNKFIFLLLLFLLFALDITAQDKDTYFVTPNKDTLVQKDGIDYLIQLFKINKSQEKIENKKVHFSFFPTDTKNAGGRVLVSSFNATFLMGDKSNTNDSTVYLIPYISFNNQYGIELYPTIWLKNNSWNFVGEYFILNYPQDTWGLGGNTSENNETLVDGKQIRFHQNVLRGIMPNFAVGIGYQFDKHYDLEILNSDFINNHPEFSAGKKYKSISSGISIPLVYDSRKNINNPQEGMYSSVTYLYNDPSLGSDTNWQSLFIDVRKYFPFSFARSVLAVRSYYWTILSGKVPYFDLPSTRAEPGTASSSRGLQKDRYRSNAIIFLESEYRFNITRNGFVGGVVFANTTSASDYDTQHFTHWQPAVGTGIRLKFNKYTKVNVAFDVGFSKDFTNVYLKIGEVF; via the coding sequence ATGAAAAATAAATTCATTTTTTTACTACTACTGTTTCTACTTTTCGCTCTTGACATTACAGCTCAAGACAAGGATACTTATTTTGTTACTCCCAATAAAGACACCTTAGTTCAAAAAGACGGTATTGATTATTTGATTCAATTATTCAAAATCAATAAGAGTCAAGAAAAAATCGAAAATAAGAAAGTCCATTTTTCGTTTTTTCCCACCGATACTAAAAATGCTGGTGGAAGGGTGCTCGTTTCGTCCTTTAATGCTACATTTTTGATGGGAGATAAATCCAATACCAATGATTCGACTGTTTATTTGATACCTTATATTTCATTTAATAATCAATACGGCATCGAATTATATCCTACGATTTGGCTTAAAAACAACAGCTGGAATTTTGTTGGCGAATATTTTATTTTAAACTACCCGCAAGATACTTGGGGTTTGGGAGGAAATACCTCTGAAAACAATGAAACCTTAGTCGATGGCAAACAGATTCGGTTCCATCAAAATGTTCTGAGAGGAATTATGCCTAATTTTGCTGTGGGAATTGGTTATCAGTTTGATAAACATTACGATCTCGAAATCCTAAACAGTGATTTTATAAATAACCATCCAGAATTTTCAGCTGGAAAAAAGTACAAATCCATTTCCTCTGGTATTTCGATTCCCTTGGTGTATGACAGCAGAAAAAACATCAACAATCCGCAAGAAGGAATGTATTCGAGTGTAACTTATTTGTACAATGACCCCAGCTTAGGGAGTGACACCAATTGGCAATCGCTTTTTATCGATGTTCGAAAATATTTTCCTTTTTCATTCGCCCGCAGTGTTCTTGCTGTACGATCGTATTATTGGACTATTTTATCAGGTAAAGTTCCCTATTTCGATTTGCCTTCTACTCGGGCTGAACCAGGAACAGCTAGCTCTTCGCGCGGACTTCAAAAAGATCGATATCGAAGCAATGCCATTATCTTCCTAGAATCGGAATATCGATTTAATATTACGCGAAACGGTTTTGTAGGTGGAGTTGTATTTGCCAACACGACCTCAGCCTCTGATTATGATACGCAACATTTCACCCATTGGCAACCCGCCGTTGGTACAGGAATTCGGCTGAAATTCAACAAATATACCAAAGTAAATGTTGCCTTTGATGTAGGATTTAGCAAGGATTTCACCAATGTTTATCTAAAAATTGGAGAGGTTTTTTAA
- a CDS encoding TonB-copper family protein: MKNFILFIGLCCSIFQISFAQEKPTDTIIPKDLKEVIVIGKKAQLYQQQAKPLATIDEYLQQSTKVDMIRRGSYAWEPLINSMPTERTLVTIDGMRIFGACTDKMDPITSYVEVSNLSEATIQSGQQGACHGATIGGSVDLQRNRTGFSDLGWDTAINAGFETNSQQKIIGSAVNYSDKSFYVDTDFMFRDAENYTDGKGQEVLFSQFRKFNISATSGFSFDKNKLLEGSIIYDKATDVGYPALPMDVSLAEALITSLKLEYVPESSRIENWETKIYYNTITHKMDDTKRPSVPIHMDMPGWSDTFGFYSKAKGVFNSHHFMVDLNSFYNRSVAEMTMYPEDSNEKLMFMYTWPDVRTIYTALFLEDNIALNCHSSLKFSTSLANHFNQVASELGLESLQIFYPNMKDSKNRILPSISANYSYDENGFAYGFGLAYGERAPSVSEGYGFYLFNSFDLFDYIGNPELNNENSLEGSVSVGYKTQKWSARMSSSYFHISNYIVGKPDDSLIPMTIGANGVKIYTALDYATIFNTDLNLEYQFSTNLKWKGQLVYSYGKDFEDRNLPFISPLRYFSSLDFRKGKFTSEIAVQGNATQTQYSPFYGEDRTPDFAVLNLNAGYSFTFEKLKCNVKGGIENLFDTYYSTFSDWNNIPRKGRNFFLNVAFGF; this comes from the coding sequence ATGAAAAACTTTATACTTTTTATAGGCTTGTGTTGCTCTATTTTCCAAATTAGTTTTGCTCAAGAAAAACCAACAGATACGATAATTCCAAAGGATTTAAAAGAAGTTATTGTAATTGGAAAAAAGGCACAATTGTATCAACAACAAGCCAAACCATTGGCTACAATTGACGAGTATTTGCAACAATCGACCAAGGTGGATATGATTCGTCGGGGGAGTTACGCTTGGGAACCTTTGATCAATAGTATGCCTACCGAAAGAACGTTGGTAACCATCGACGGGATGCGGATTTTTGGCGCTTGTACCGATAAAATGGATCCGATTACTTCCTATGTCGAGGTTTCTAATTTGTCTGAAGCGACAATACAATCAGGGCAACAAGGTGCTTGTCACGGAGCAACAATAGGTGGTTCTGTCGATTTGCAAAGAAACCGTACTGGATTTTCCGATTTAGGCTGGGATACGGCTATAAATGCTGGTTTTGAAACCAATAGTCAGCAAAAAATTATTGGTTCAGCCGTAAATTATTCGGATAAATCGTTTTATGTAGACACCGATTTTATGTTTCGAGATGCCGAGAATTATACCGATGGAAAAGGTCAGGAAGTGTTGTTTTCGCAGTTTCGGAAATTCAATATATCGGCAACATCTGGGTTTTCTTTTGATAAAAATAAATTACTCGAAGGGTCAATAATTTATGATAAAGCGACTGATGTGGGTTATCCCGCTTTGCCTATGGATGTTTCCTTGGCCGAAGCCTTAATCACTTCACTGAAATTGGAATATGTTCCTGAATCATCTCGTATTGAAAACTGGGAAACCAAAATATATTACAATACCATCACGCATAAAATGGATGATACCAAGCGACCTTCGGTTCCCATTCATATGGATATGCCGGGTTGGAGCGATACTTTTGGATTTTATTCGAAAGCAAAAGGAGTTTTCAATAGCCATCATTTTATGGTTGATTTAAACTCATTTTACAATCGTTCGGTGGCTGAAATGACGATGTATCCGGAGGATTCTAATGAAAAATTGATGTTTATGTACACTTGGCCAGACGTGAGAACGATTTATACGGCCTTGTTTTTAGAAGATAATATTGCCTTGAATTGCCATTCGAGTTTGAAATTTTCGACCAGTTTAGCCAATCACTTTAATCAGGTTGCCAGCGAGTTGGGATTAGAAAGTTTGCAGATTTTTTATCCGAATATGAAAGATAGCAAAAACCGAATTTTACCGAGTATTTCTGCTAATTATTCCTATGATGAAAATGGTTTTGCGTATGGTTTTGGCTTGGCGTATGGCGAACGAGCGCCCTCGGTTTCGGAAGGCTATGGGTTCTATTTATTCAATAGTTTTGATTTGTTCGATTACATTGGAAACCCAGAATTAAACAATGAAAATTCGCTTGAAGGAAGCGTTTCTGTAGGCTATAAAACTCAAAAATGGAGTGCAAGAATGTCGTCTTCCTATTTTCATATTTCTAATTATATCGTGGGGAAACCTGATGATTCTTTGATTCCGATGACCATTGGGGCAAACGGCGTGAAAATCTATACCGCATTAGATTATGCAACAATTTTCAACACCGATTTGAATTTGGAATACCAGTTTTCAACCAATTTGAAATGGAAAGGCCAATTGGTGTATAGTTATGGAAAAGATTTCGAGGATCGAAATTTGCCTTTCATCAGTCCGCTGCGGTATTTTTCATCTTTAGATTTCAGAAAAGGAAAATTTACGTCAGAAATTGCGGTTCAGGGAAATGCTACTCAAACCCAATACAGTCCTTTTTATGGAGAAGACAGAACGCCAGATTTTGCTGTTTTGAATTTAAATGCAGGCTATTCTTTTACTTTCGAAAAGTTGAAATGCAATGTCAAAGGAGGAATCGAGAACCTTTTCGACACCTATTATTCGACTTTTTCAGATTGGAATAATATTCCCAGAAAAGGTAGAAATTTCTTTTTGAATGTTGCGTTTGGTTTTTGA
- a CDS encoding Crp/Fnr family transcriptional regulator: MQIDIDLLYSWGAVAKKYKKNEIIFEEDEMAHFYYQIMDGSVRMFNSNDEGKEFTQGIFCCGDGFGEPPLFINETYPAKAVAILDSTILKLSKEKFLKILDEYPSIQKLFLVLMAQKIHSKSKTSKEIINQKPEFRIVAFLNSFKKKSGCSNEKILIPYTRQEIANYTGLRVETVIRVFTRMKANNKVEIVNHKIYY; this comes from the coding sequence ATGCAAATAGACATTGATTTACTTTACTCTTGGGGAGCGGTTGCTAAAAAATATAAAAAGAACGAAATCATTTTTGAAGAAGATGAAATGGCTCACTTTTATTATCAAATTATGGATGGAAGTGTCAGAATGTTCAATTCAAATGACGAAGGCAAGGAATTTACTCAAGGAATTTTTTGTTGTGGAGACGGTTTTGGGGAACCGCCATTATTTATCAATGAAACTTATCCAGCTAAAGCGGTTGCCATTTTGGACAGTACCATCCTGAAACTATCTAAGGAAAAATTTCTTAAAATTCTGGACGAATATCCTTCTATACAAAAGCTGTTTTTGGTTTTAATGGCACAAAAAATCCATTCGAAGTCGAAGACTTCAAAAGAAATCATCAATCAAAAACCCGAATTTAGAATTGTCGCTTTTTTGAATTCCTTTAAGAAAAAATCAGGTTGTTCCAATGAAAAAATTTTGATTCCTTATACCCGGCAAGAAATTGCCAATTATACCGGACTTCGAGTAGAAACGGTAATACGGGTTTTTACCAGAATGAAAGCAAACAATAAAGTAGAAATCGTCAACCACAAAATATATTATTAG